A single genomic interval of Anopheles marshallii chromosome 2, idAnoMarsDA_429_01, whole genome shotgun sequence harbors:
- the LOC128718485 gene encoding microfibril-associated glycoprotein 4-like gives MAVNWCIVLLSVIIGVAVTEHPPNNPSVPLDELKATAESLVLQRVELLLQSLSDKIKVLDDRVGEMKRDVSSLFIAQNETNESLRKVSEQLQSFQTSTKQEMINLNHKFGQFPEYTGVYFLRPDPSKDITFAVSRDWTNNHGYGDNWIIFQRRFNGSVSFSRNWTEYKQGFGDLRGEHWLGLEKLHMIVKTQRHELLIVLEDYEGVIAYAHYDDFKIGDESEKYILKSVGQYSGTAGDSFTHHKEEIFSTYDQDNDSKCAKKFGGAWWFHSFFCVFSHLNGEYIKGKTNRMDVGINWLYFRGQYYSLKSTKMMVRPKHRLM, from the exons GTTACAGAACATCCTCCCAACAATCCATCTGTTCCATTGGACGAGCTCAAGGCTACAGCTGAATCGCTTGTATTACAGCGCGTGGAGCTTTTGTTACAAAGCTTGAGTgacaaaataaaagtgttgGACGATCGTGTCGGTGAAATGAAACGAGATGTCAGCAGCTTATTTATTgcgcaaaatgaaacaaacgaatctttgagaaaagtttcggaacaATTGCAAAGCTTCCAAACATCGACTAAACAAGAAATGATCAATCTAAACCACAAGTTTGGACAATTTCCAGAATACACGGGAGTCTACTTCTTGCGGCCGGATCCATCCAAAGACATAACTTTTGCAGTATCTCGCGACTGGACGAATAATCATGGATACGGTGACAATTGGATCATTTTCCAGCGAAGGTTCAACGGTTCGGTCAGTTTCTCTCGCAACTGGACCGAGTATAAGCAAGGATTTGGTGATCTACGCGGCGAACACTGGCTAGGGTTGGAAAAGCTACACATGATCGTGAAAACCCAGCGACACGAGCTGCTCATCGTGTTGGAAGACTACGAAGGCGTGATCGCGTATGCACATTACGATGATTTTAAAATCGGAGATGAAAGTGAGAAATACATCTTAAAATCGGTCGGTCAATATTCTGGCACTGCGGGTGACTCTTTTACCCATCACAAGGAAGAAATATTTTCAACATACGATCAGGACAATGATTCaaaatgtgccaaaaagttcggTGGCGCATGGTGGTTTCACAGTTTCTTCTGTGTTTTTAG TCATTTGAACGGAGAATATATCAAAGGCAAAACCAATCGCATGGATGTAGGCATTAACTGGCTTTATTTTCGTGGACAATATTATTCCCTGAAGAGCACCAAAATGATGGTTCGACCTAAACACAGATTGATGTGA
- the LOC128718486 gene encoding uncharacterized protein LOC128718486 translates to MRTTEEFIAGFTEDKGNQVKERLSNLEAVWKAFEAAQGKLETLEDDENQLTTLFDQRNEFYNKYCVAKGFLTSNLPRALLIPDEVDLEKSIPTATVRLPKLDLPTFDGNSTEWISFKDRFVSMIHEAEGMKDVIKLQYLLSVLKGEVAKRFQHVKLTTDNYNITWKALLDRYDHKRDLKREYFRALFSIPPMKNETVEELRRVFEEFTRLTDGMIALKETVEQWDTPLCNLLFYKLDGKTLLAWEEYSSTDDEDVYLKLQEFLQRRLRLLKSTVHSTPDTQKPSSIKVAGTKQQKGVAFVSTVPPSVIRCYACAQQHYLHQCETFKSMQVAQREEVITLNKLCRNCFRVGHIAQRYLDGQLLDQLQQQAKIVTCQQTQ, encoded by the exons ATGCGAACAACCGAAGAGTTCATCGCAGGGTTTACCGAAGATAAGGGCAACCAGGTGAAAGAGAGGTTATCCAACTTGGAAGCAGTTTGGAAGGCGTTTGAAGCCGCGCAAGGGAAGTTAGAAACCCTTGAGGATGACGAAAATCAGTTGACTACATTGTTCGACCAACGTAACGAGTTTTACAACAAGTATTGTGTGGCCAAGGGATTCCTAACCTCAAATCTACCACGTGCATTGCTTATTCCGGATGAGGTTGATCTGGAGAAGTCTATACCGACGGCAACTGTGCGTCTACCCAAGCTGGATTTACCAACATTTGATGGTAACTCGACGGAGTGGATCAGCTTTAAGGATCGTTTTGTGTCCATGATCCATGAAGCGGAAGGTATGAAGGATGTGATCAAACTGCAGTACCTCCTATCAGTGCTAAAGGGTGAAGTGGCGAAAAGGTTCCAGCATGTGAAGCTTACAACCGATAACTATAATATTACGTGGAAGGCGTTGCTAGATCGGTATGATCACAAAAGAGATTTGAAGCGTGAATATTTTCGGGCGCTGTTTTCTATTCCGCCgatgaaaaacgaaacggtAGAAGAGCTACGACGAGTGTTCGAAGAGTTTACTCGGCTGACGGATGGAATGATTGCACTAAAGGAGACCGTAGAACAGTGGGATACACCGCTCTGCAATCTACTTTTCTATAAGCTAGATGGTAAAACCTTGTTGGCTTGGGAGGAGTACTCTAGCACGGATGACGAAGACGTGTACCTCAAGTTGCAGGAGTTTCTTCAAAGACGGTTGAGATTACTCAAATCTACAGTGCATTCGACTCCAGACACGCAAAAACCCAGTTCAATCAAGGTAGCCGGAACGAAACAGCAAAAGGGCGTTGCATTTGTTAGCACGGTGCCACCATCTGTTATACGATGTTATGCTTGTGCACAACAACATTACTTACACCAGTGTGAAACGTTTAAGAGCATGCAAGTGGCTCAACGAGAGGAGGTTATCACGTTGAATAAGCTATGCCGGAATTGTTTTCGAGTAGGACACATCGCCCAAAGAT ATTTGGATGGACAGTTGCTGGATCAACTACAGCAACAAGCCAAAATCGTCACGTGTCAACAAACGCAGTGA